The Coccidioides posadasii str. Silveira chromosome 3, complete sequence genome contains a region encoding:
- the GLC3 gene encoding alpha-1,4-glucan branching enzyme (CAZy:GH13~CAZy:GH13_10~EggNog:ENOG410PF87~COG:G~BUSCO:2177at33183) — MANETSKTIDGTGVIDIDPYLRPYEDALKNRYKRTTEWIEKINRLEGGLDRFSKGYERLGLNVQSNGDIVYREWAPNATDAHLIGDFNNWNRTATPMKKDAFGVWEVTVPARNGVPAIPHESKIKITMMTPDGEHIDRIPAWIKRVVQDLDVSPVYEGLFWNPPGEDKYQFKHPRLKKPESLRIYEAHVGISSPEPAVATYKNFTEKMLPRIKYLGYNAIQLMAIMEHAYYASFGYQVNNFFAASSRYGNPEDLKELIDTAHELGLVVLLDVVHSHASKNVLDGLNMFDGTDHLYFHSGPKGNHDLWDSRLFNYGHHEVLRFLLSNLRFWMEEYQFDGFRFDGVTSMLYTHHGIGTGFSGGYHEYFGPAVDEDGLTYLMLANEMLHQLYPNCITVAEDVSGMPALCLPFSLGGVGFDYRLAMAIPDMYIKLLKEKRDEEWDMGNLAFTLTNRRHGEKTIAYAESHDQALVGDKTLMMWLCDKEMYTNMSVLTEYTPIIERGMSLHKMIRLLTHSLGGEGYLNFEGNEFGHPEWLDFPRAGNNNSFWYARRLLNLTEDSLLRYKFLNEFDRKMQLTEEKYGWLHAPQAYISLKHEEDKVIVFERAGLLWVFNFNPTKSFADYRVGVEQPGTYRIVIDTDDCEFGGFNRNAKDTRFFTTGEAWNGRKNYVQVYIPSRTAVVLALESSL, encoded by the exons ATGGCCAATGAAACAAGCAAGACCATAGATGGAACAG GGGTTATCGATATAGATCCGTACCTACGACCCTATGAAGACGCGCTAAAGAACAGGTACAAGCGTACAACAGAGTGGATTGAGAAGATAAATAGGCTGGAGGGTGGACTTGATAGGTTTAGCAAA GGATATGAGAGACTCGGGCTGAATGTGCAAAGCAATGGTGATATAGTCTACCGGGAATGGGCGCCAAATGCTACTGATGCTCATCTCATTGGGGATTTCA ATAACTGGAATCGTACGGCGACGCCGATGAAGAAAGATGCCTTTGGGGTGTGGGAGGTCACCGTCCCCGCGCGCAATGGAGTTCCGGCAATACCACATGAAAGCAAAATTAAG ATCACGATGATGACCCCTGACGGGGAGCATATTGACCGCATCCCAGCATGGATCAAGAGAGTCGTCCAGGACCTTGATGTCTCACCTGTCTACGAAGGGCTATTTTGGAACCCTCCTGGTGAAGACAAATACCAATTTAAGCATCCCCGGCTTAAGAAACCGGAGAGCTTGAGAATATATGAGGCTCATGTCGGTATATCTTCACCAGAACCGGCCGTTGCAACCTACAAGAACTTCACGGAGAAGATGTTGCCGCGTATTAAATACCTTGGCTATAATGCGATTCAGCTGATGGCAATCATGGAGCATGCATATTATGCTAGCTTTGGATACCAGGTCAACAACTTCTTTGCCGCAAGTAGTCGATACGGGAATCCCGAAGATTTGAAAGAGCTTATAGATACTGCCCATGAACTGGGATTAGTCGTTCTTCTCGACGTGGTTCACAGCCATGCGTCAAAAAATGTCCTAGATGGGTTGAATATGTTTGATGGGACCGATCACCTCTATTTTCATTCTGGACCGAAAGGGAACCATGATCTTTGGGACAGCCGTCTATTCAACTATGGGCATCATGAAGTTCTTCGATTCCTCTTAAGCAATTTGCGCTTCTGGATGGAAGAATATCAATTCGATGGCTTCCGCTTTGACGGTGTCACAAGTATGCTCTATACACATCATGGGATTGGAAC TGGATTCTCTGGTGGTTACCATGAATATTTCGGGCCGGCCGTCGACGAAGATGGCTTAACATATCTCATGCTGGCAAACGAAATGCTCCACCAACTCTACCCGAACTGCATCACGGTGGCAGAGGATGTATCAGGAATGCCGGCGCTGTGTTTGCCATTTTCTCTCGGAGGTGTTGGGTTTGACTACCGGCTGGCGATGGCAATTCCTGACATGTACATCAAGCTTCTGAAGGAGAAACGAGATGAAGAGTGGGATATGGGCAATCTCGCTTTTACTCTGACAAATCGCCGCCACGGAGAAAAAACAATAGCATACGCTGAAAGCCACGACCAGGC GCTGGTGGGTGATAAGACGCTGATGATGTGGCTTTGCGACAAGGAAATGTACACAAATATGTCAGTATTAACAGAGTACACGCCTATAATTGAGCGCGGCATGAGTCTTCACAAAATGATTCGCCTGCTCACACACAGCCTCGGAGGCGAAGGGTATCTGAATTTTGAAGGAAACGAGTTTGGCCATCCTGAATGGCTTGACTTTCCCCGTGCTGGAAATAACAATAGCTTCTGGTATGCTCGGAGGTTATTGAACCTGACCGAGGATAGTCTTCTGCGTTACAAATTTCTCAACGAGTTCGATCGCAAGATGCAGTTGACCGAAGAGAAATATGGATGGCTCCATGCACCGCAAGCATATATTAGCCTCAAACACGAGGAGGATAAAGTCATTGTGTTCGAGCGGGCAGGGTTGCTATGGGTGTTCAACTTCAATCCAACCAAAAGCTTTGCGGACTATCGAGTCGGGGTTGAACAGCCAGGCACATATCGGATCGTTATCGACACCGATGATTGCGAGTTTGGCGGGTTCAACCGCAACGCGAAGGATACAAGATTCTTCACCACTGGCGAGGCGTGGAATGGACGCAAGAACTATGTGCAAGTGTACATCCCTTCGCGGACCGCAGTG GTCCTTGCGCTTGAAAGCTCTCTTTAG
- the ATP2 gene encoding atp2, beta subunit of the F1 sector of mitochondrial F1F0 ATP synthase (EggNog:ENOG410PIAZ~COG:C~BUSCO:4892at33183), with translation MFKSGVARTFGRSAFARPASTILSSTRSAVGNNALRALSARYASTEAGKTGKIHQVIGAVVDVKFDTEQLPPILNALETENGGQRLVLEVAQHLGENVVRTIAMDGTEGLVRGAKAVDTGAPIQIPVGPGTLGRIMNVTGDPIDERGPIKGVKMAPIHAEAPEFVEQSTTAEILVTGIKVVDLLAPYARGGKIGLFGGAGVGKTVFIQELINNIAKAHGGYSVFTGVGERTREGNDLYHEMQETRVIQLDGESKVALVFGQMNEPPGARARVALTGLTIAEYFRDEEGQDVLLFIDNIFRFTQAGSEVSALLGRIPSAVGYQPTLAVDMGVMQERITTTTKGSITSVQAVYVPADDLTDPAPATTFAHLDATTVLSRGISELGIYPAVDPLDSKSRMLDPRIVGDEHYQVATRVQQMIQEYKSLQDIIAILGMDELSEADKLTVERARKLQRFLSQPFAVAQVFTGIEGKLVDLKDTIRSFKAIINGEGDDLPEAAFYMVGDFESARAKGEKILAELEKSS, from the exons ATGTTTAAGAG CGGCGTTGCCCGGACCTTCGGAAGGTCTGCTTTCGCACGACCTGCCTCCACAATCCTTTCATCCACTAGATCTGCCGTTGGCAACAATGCTCTGAGAGCTCTCTCTGCCAGATATGCCAGCACTGAAGCCGGCAAGACTGGCAAGATTCATCAGGTCATTGGTGCCGTCGTCGACG TGAAATTCGACACTGAACAACTTCCCCCAATTCTCAACGCCCTCGAAACGGAGAACGGTGGTCAAAGACTTGTTTTGGAAGTCGCG CAACATTTGGGTGAAAATGTCGTGAGAACAATTGCTATGGACG GTACCGAGGGTCTCGTCCGTGGCGCCAAGGCTGTCGATACTGGTGCCCCAATCCAAATTCCCGTCGGCCCTGGCACTCTCGGTCGTATCATGAACGTCACCGGTGACCCAATTGATGAGCGTGGCCCTATCAAGGGTGTCAAGATGGCTCCCATCCACGCTGAGGCACCAGAGTTCGTCGAGCAATCTACAACCGCCGAAATTCTCGTCACTGGTATCAAGGTCGTCGACTTGCTTGCTCCATATGCCCGTGGTGGAAAGATTGGTCTTTTCGGTGGTGCTGGTGTCGGCAAGACTGTGTTCATTCAGGAATTGATT AACAACATTGCTAAGGCTCACGGTGGTTACTCCGTGTTCACTGGTGTCGGTGAGCGTACCCGTGAGGGTAACGATTTGTACCATGAAATGCAAGAGACCCGTGTCATTCAACTCGACGGAGAGTCCAAGGTCGCTCTTGTCTTCGGTCAAATGAACGAGCCCCCTGGTGCCCGTGCCCGTGTTGCCCTTACCGGTTTGACCATTGCTGAATACTTCCGTGACGAGGAAGGCCAAGACG TGCTTCTCTTTATTGACAACATTTTCCGTTTCACTCAAGCTGGTTCTGAAGTGTCTGCCTTGCTCGGTCGTATTCCTTCCGCTGTCGGTTACCAACCTACTCTCGCCGTCGACATGGGTGTTATGCAGGAACgtatcaccaccaccaccaaggGATCCATTACTTCAGTGCAGGCCGTCTATGTCCCAGCTGATGACTTGACTGATCCTGCTCCTGCCACTACCTTCGCCCATTTGGACGCCACTACTGTCTTGTCTCGTGGTATCTCTGAATTGGGTATCTATCCTGCAGTCGACCCTCTCGACTCTAAATCCCGCATGCTTGACCCCCGTATCGTCGGTGATGAGCACTACCAGGTCGCTACTCGCGTGCAGCAAATGATTCAGGAGTACAAGTCCCTCCAGGATATCATTGCTATTTTGGGTATGGACGAATTGTCTGAAGCCGATAAGCTCACTGTCGAGCGTGCTCGTAAACTCCAGCGTTTCCTCAGCCAGCCTTTCGCTGTCGCCCAGGTCTTCACTGGTATTGAGGGTAAGCTCGTCGATTTGAAGGATACCATCCGAAGCTTCAAGGCCATCATCAACGGCGAGGGTGATGACCTTCCAGAGG CTGCTTTCTACAT